The DNA segment CAGATATATTAAGGCGTCTCCTAATGGTTAGTGGTGACAAGCAAGTTTCACCTCAGATCGCAGAGCCTGAAGTGTCTCAAGAGGCTGCTCCTGCTCCTGTTGCTGACGAGCCTATAGGTATTGTAGTAAGTAAAGATGCCGGTAATGTAGAGAAAGTCGATGGTGTTAAAGCGATGCGTACATTACTTATTTCGGATGAATTTGCCACAAGCAATAAAGCGATTGATCGTTTCATGCAGGTGCTTTCTTCACTCTATCAGGTAAATAATTCGAGCTTTGCAGAAGCGACCCAAGTAAAAGGTCGAACTCGCGTCTATTTTGCCGATAATGAAGATGTATTATTGGCAAGCGGGAAGACAACCAAACCTCGTTCGATCCCGAACACTCCGTTTTGGGTTATCACGAACAATAACACCAACAGAAAACGTCAAATGGTCGACCAGCTCATGACTCGAATGAATTTCCAGTCAGATTTGATAGAAAAAGTGTGCAGTTCGATATAGTTTTTGGTTAACAGTATAGTGTTTAACAGAATATAAGCTTCATAATGAACCTGTTCCTCAGATGTCGTTATGAGGCTTTTTTTATTTTTTTAGGCTTTATTTTTAAAGGATTACAACATGGCAATGCATCCCCGAGCTGGGCAGAAAGCCCGCCAAGAAGATCTAACTAATATTCCCGCTCTCGTATCAAGCTATTACTTGCTACAACCAGACAGTGAAGATCCATCTAAACGCGTTGCGTTTGGTACGTCTGGCCATCGCGGTTGTTCTGAAAAAGAAACCTTCAATGAGAATCATATTTTAGCAATTGCTCAAGCAATTTCGGAAGTTCGCGCAGAACAGGGTACGACAGGACCTTTATTTTTAGGCAAAGATACCCACGCCCTTTCTGAGCCTGCATTCTGTAGTGTGATCGAAGTACTTGTCGCGAATGGTGTTAAAGTTATTATCCAGGAAAACAATGGATTCACCCCAACCCCTGGTATTTCTCATGCTATTTTGACTTACAACCTGAAGCACGACGAAAAAGCAGATGGTATTGTCATTACACCTTCGCATAATCCTCCACAAGACGGTGGTATCAAATATAACCCTCCACATGGTGGTCCTGCTGAAGGCCAATTGACGCAAGCGATTGAAGACCGAGCGAATGCATTTATTGCAAATGAAATGAATGGTGTTAAAGCGATGTCGAGTGGGGCCGCGAAGCAGGTTGTCTCTGAAGTAGACTTAGTCCAACCTTATGTCGATGACTTGGTGAATGTTGTTGATATGAAAGCGATTCAAAACGCGAGCATTAAAATAGGCGTTGATCCCCTAGGCGGTTCGGGTATTGAATACTGGCGTCAGATCGCTAAAACTTACAACCTAGATTTAACACTGGTAAATGAAGCAATCGACCCATCATTTCAATTTATGTCTCTAGATAAAGATGGCGTGATTCGTATGGACTGCTCATCCCCTTATGCTATGGCTAACCTCTTAGCACTTAAAGATGATTATGATCTTGCATTCGGTAATGACCCGGATTATGACCGCCATGGTATCGTAACGCCGAAAGGCCTGATGAACCCAAATCACTATTTGGCTGTCTGTATTGACTATTTATACCGTCATCGCGAAGGTTGGGGTAAAGATGTCGCGGTAGGTAAA comes from the Vibrio sp. DW001 genome and includes:
- the seqA gene encoding replication initiation negative regulator SeqA, with amino-acid sequence MKTIEVDEDLYRYIASQTEHIGESASDILRRLLMVSGDKQVSPQIAEPEVSQEAAPAPVADEPIGIVVSKDAGNVEKVDGVKAMRTLLISDEFATSNKAIDRFMQVLSSLYQVNNSSFAEATQVKGRTRVYFADNEDVLLASGKTTKPRSIPNTPFWVITNNNTNRKRQMVDQLMTRMNFQSDLIEKVCSSI
- the pgm gene encoding phosphoglucomutase (alpha-D-glucose-1,6-bisphosphate-dependent), with product MAMHPRAGQKARQEDLTNIPALVSSYYLLQPDSEDPSKRVAFGTSGHRGCSEKETFNENHILAIAQAISEVRAEQGTTGPLFLGKDTHALSEPAFCSVIEVLVANGVKVIIQENNGFTPTPGISHAILTYNLKHDEKADGIVITPSHNPPQDGGIKYNPPHGGPAEGQLTQAIEDRANAFIANEMNGVKAMSSGAAKQVVSEVDLVQPYVDDLVNVVDMKAIQNASIKIGVDPLGGSGIEYWRQIAKTYNLDLTLVNEAIDPSFQFMSLDKDGVIRMDCSSPYAMANLLALKDDYDLAFGNDPDYDRHGIVTPKGLMNPNHYLAVCIDYLYRHREGWGKDVAVGKTLVSSALIDRVVADLGRELCEVPVGFKWFVDGLYNGTFGFGGEESAGASFLRKDGSPWSTDKDGILLCLLGAEITAVTGKNPQEYYEELAAKHGASQYNRISAVANTEQKNVLSKLSPEMVSAEMLAGEIITARLTHAPGNGAAIGGLKVTTENGWFAARPSGTEEIYKIYCESFKGEEHLKAIEKEAQEIVNQVFADAGL